The following are from one region of the Salminus brasiliensis chromosome 14, fSalBra1.hap2, whole genome shotgun sequence genome:
- the LOC140577177 gene encoding uncharacterized protein, translating into MEVNSAATSKAEVEMPEATLTETNGNDEVPEKSAVQPLLLSPDLLSGHGEFACAVCGETCFSLAQLAKHVQFHDHDRPFPCTICGKRFLSRSHHAEHQRVHTGERPFPCNRCERSFTTHHNLKRHQLIHDKEEMYRCTVCGVLFCQEHQLGNIGGIIRVLKQHNVGEFISPEKLFDVKSLPETEPSSNEVETSGNLKLKAIIKEEPKAKKVKRKPNSKRRHLDEEHSPFPVRERKHSQPSFHSDVPQIHKSKEKDFSDLVHRTGPKIQKIAYDIEIIL; encoded by the coding sequence ATGGAGGTAAATAGTGCCGCCACCAGCAAAGCTGAGGTAGAAATGCCTGAAGCTACCCTGACGGAGACCAACGGCAATGACGAAGTTCCAGAGAAATCTGCGGTGCAGCCCTTGCTGCTGTCCCCAGACTTGTTATCTGGGCACGGTGAGTTCGCATGCGCCGTGTGTGGCGAGACGTGCTTCTCTCTGGCCCAGCTCGCCAAGCACGTCCAGTTCCACGATCATGACCGGCCCTTCCCCTGCACCATCTGCGGCAAGCGCTTCCTGAGCCGGAGCCACCATGCCGAGCACCAGCGCGTCCACACGGGGGAGAGGCCGTTCCCCTGCAACCGCTGCGAGCGCTCCTTCACCACCCACCACAACCTAAAGCGTCACCAGCTCATCCACGACAAGGAGGAGATGTACCGCTGCACCGTGTGCGGAGTGCTCTTCTGCCAGGAGCACCAGCTGGGCAATATTGGAGGCATCATCAGGGTTCTGAAGCAACACAATGTGGGGGAGTTTATCAGTCCTGAGAAGCTCTTCGATGTTAAATCTCTGCCTGAGACAGAGCCTTCTAGCAATGAGGTGGAAACTTCAGGAAACCTCAAGCTGAAAGCTATAATCAAAGAGGAGCCAAAAGCTAAGAAGGTGAAGAGAAAGCCTAACTCTAAACGGCGCCACTTGGACGAAGAGCATTCCCCTTTTCCTGTAAGGGAACGAAAACACAGCCAACCATCCTTCCATTCAGATGTCCCTCAGATTCATAAGAGCAAAGAGAAGGATTTCAGTGATCTAGTTCACAGAACAGGTCCAAAGATACAGAAGATCGCTTATGACATTGAGATCATCCTGTGA